The following DNA comes from Spirulina major PCC 6313.
GTGATTGATGCCGGTGGTTCCGTTGCTGCGGTGCTGTCGTCCATGGCTTGAAAGGGATCATCCGTGCGGCGATAGACATAGATCGACTGTTCATCAAAACTCAACTGCCCCAACACCAGCACCGTCGGCACGATTTCCCCGCGACGATCGACGGTAATCGCAGCCATCGGTTCACCGAGGCCGTATTCTCCTAAATCCTCTGGGGCAACGTCGAGTTGCTGTTGACGCTGACCCTCGGTGAGGATGTTGGTTAAAAACGAAACCGTGGCGGCGTTGGCGATCGCCCGTTCCGGCTCCGTCATCCGCCAGAGATTTTGCGTCCGGGACTGCTGTAGGACGATGCGCTCATCCGGCGTAGTCACAATAATGCGACGAATTTGGGCGACCTCTAAGGCCGGCACAAGGCGCGATCGCGCCGCGTCCTGTCGCCGTTGTTGCTGAGGGATGACCCCCTCAACCACATACACCACGCCACCCAAAACCAAAGCCGTCAGCAACAATGCCCAAGTCGTGCGGGAAAAATGCAGAGAAAACACAATGATTTTATTGATCTCAGTGAATCTAGTTCAGAACTCAGCGACCCTTAGCACCCTCGATACTTAGCCCTGGGGGGACGACTCTCCTTGGTACAGGCTAGGCGGGTTGATTATCCCCCCCCAAAGCATAGAGGATCGCCATCCGCACCGCTACCCCGCTGGTCACCTGCTGCGACACTAAACTCACGGCGGGATCATCCATCACCTCCGAACTCAACTCCACGCCCCGATTCACCGGGCCCGGATGGAGCACTTTCACCGTGGGGCGGCAGAGTTGGAGGCGATCGCGCGTAATCCCATAGACACGGTGATATTCCCGCACCGTTGGTAACAGATGCTGCGCCATCCGTTCCCGCTGCAACCGGAGCGCCATCACAAAATCCGCATCCCGTAACGCCGGTTCTAGATCCCAATGCACCTGCACCGGAGCCAACCGCGCAAACCCTTGGGGTAACAACGTCGGCGGCCCAGCGAGATGCACCTCCGCCCCCGCTGCGGTCAAGCTCCACACATTCGATCGCGCCACCCGCGAATGGAGAATATCCCCGACGATCGCCACCTTTTTCCCCGCGAGTAACTTTAATCGCGGCGTTTCTTCGTCCAGCGTCGTGCAGAGGGTGAACAGATCGAGCAACCCTTGGGACGGGTGTTCGTGTTGACCATCGCCCGCATTGAGCACCCGCACCCCGGATTGGATGCGGTCGAGTTCGGTGGCGATCGCCTGGGGCACACCGGCCTGCTGATGGCGAATCACCATAATATTTGCCCCCATGGCCAGATAGGTTTTCGCCGTATCGAGGATCGTTTCGCCTTTGGTGAGGGAGGACGTACCGGGCGCAAAATTGAGAATATCCGCCGAAAGCCGTTTCGCCGCCAGTTCAAAACTGCTGCGGGTGCGGGTCGAGGGTTCAAAAAATAAATTCGCCACCACCTGGCCCTGCAAGGCGGGGACTTTTTTCGTCCGTCCGGCCAAAACAGCACGAAAGCTCGCCGCCGTCTGGAGGATGGCATCGTATTCTGAGGCAGTAAAATCAGCTAAACCGAGGACATGGCGGCGTGTCCAAACTAACGTAGCGGGCATAACAGGCGAAAAAAGGGGCAACGCTAACCTATCACCCTTTTGGGGTCACTGTCTGCGATAGGGTGCTCGGATTGCGATCGCCCATCCTCAACTAAGGACAGCGGGGAATCTCAATCAAAAACTCCGATCCCTGTCCTGGTGTGGAGTGGCAGCATAGTCGCCCCTGATGCCGTTCGGTGATGATTTGATAGCTAATCGACAGGCCCAGACCCGTCCCTTTGCCCACGGGTTTGGTGGTGAAAAAGGGGTCAAACAAGCGGGTTTGGATCGTGGGGTCAATGCCGGGGCCATTGTCCGTAATGCGAACGCGAATCCAATCTGCGGCGGTGTGTTCGGTGTGGATCGTAATCTGACTGGGGGCATCGGGGTTGAACTGGGTGCGATCGCGCTCCTGCAACGCATCCACCGCATTACTGAGAATATTCATAAACACCTGATTCATCTGGCCGCCATAGCAATACACCGGCGGTAGTTCGCCATACTCTTTGGTAATCACCACCTCCGGCCGGTGGCCCAAGGCCTTGAATTGATTGCTGAGAATCAACAAGGTACTATCTAACCCTTGATGGAGATCCACCGGCTTCACCCCGGCTTCGTCCATGTGGGAGAAGACTTTCAGAGATTGAACAAGCTGTTGAATGCGGGACGTGCCCATGGTGATCGACTCCACC
Coding sequences within:
- a CDS encoding aspartate carbamoyltransferase catalytic subunit, yielding MPATLVWTRRHVLGLADFTASEYDAILQTAASFRAVLAGRTKKVPALQGQVVANLFFEPSTRTRSSFELAAKRLSADILNFAPGTSSLTKGETILDTAKTYLAMGANIMVIRHQQAGVPQAIATELDRIQSGVRVLNAGDGQHEHPSQGLLDLFTLCTTLDEETPRLKLLAGKKVAIVGDILHSRVARSNVWSLTAAGAEVHLAGPPTLLPQGFARLAPVQVHWDLEPALRDADFVMALRLQRERMAQHLLPTVREYHRVYGITRDRLQLCRPTVKVLHPGPVNRGVELSSEVMDDPAVSLVSQQVTSGVAVRMAILYALGGDNQPA
- a CDS encoding DUF4340 domain-containing protein, with product MFSLHFSRTTWALLLTALVLGGVVYVVEGVIPQQQRRQDAARSRLVPALEVAQIRRIIVTTPDERIVLQQSRTQNLWRMTEPERAIANAATVSFLTNILTEGQRQQQLDVAPEDLGEYGLGEPMAAITVDRRGEIVPTVLVLGQLSFDEQSIYVYRRTDDPFQAMDDSTAATEPPASITVFLAPIELRYAIARDLSEWIDRDRTEDLAS